One stretch of Nomascus leucogenys isolate Asia chromosome 9, Asia_NLE_v1, whole genome shotgun sequence DNA includes these proteins:
- the C9H4orf36 gene encoding uncharacterized protein C4orf36 homolog yields MAYGVPRKNTVKTILRGSCYNVQEPWDLALLAKTWYTNLANIKLPFLEEISFGGSVQLTKCNTVKDGLLPSAESIKLEREYEVKRLCKLKCQENTSEEIQILLRERPAGLRRPLPSK; encoded by the exons ATGGCGTATGGAGTGCCAAGAAAGAACACAGTGAAAACCATTTTGCGGGGCAGTTGTTATAATgt ACAGGAACCTTGGGATCTTGCACTGCTTGCAAAGACCTGGTACACGAACCTGGCCAATATCAAGTTGCCTTTCTTGGAAGAAATTTCATTTGGTGGTTCTGTGCAGCTCACAAAATGTAACACCGTTAAAGATGGACTGCTCCCTTCTGCAGAAT ctatcAAACTCGAAAGGGAGTATGAAGTGAAGCGTCTTTGTAAACTGAAATGTCAAGAAAATACATCTGAGGAAATTCAGATTCTCCTGAGGGAAAGGCCAGCCGGTTTGAGAAGACCTCTTCCATCTAAATGA